The proteins below come from a single Argentina anserina chromosome 1, drPotAnse1.1, whole genome shotgun sequence genomic window:
- the LOC126792359 gene encoding RING-H2 finger protein ATL65 — MGLIVVDSISSSDLFVGDVLYKAAFVIAVLRWAFYWALRLRRRLLSDEDEDSGLFHAELDACTTSPSSSSSQLIRDSLIRTTFEEVTRRQGKNSCRVDTCAVCLSQLEMGDEVRELRNCCHVFHTECIDRWLDYNGRDGHDHGAGAGSEDNHKTCPLCRMPLLTSSQIESLSWEQRAQPSWAVERLLYLFGEDLVL, encoded by the coding sequence ATGGGTTTAATAGTCGTCGATTCAATCTCGTCGTCCGACCTCTTCGTCGGCGACGTCCTCTACAAGGCCGCCTTCGTCATCGCCGTCCTCAGATGGGCCTTCTACTGGGCCCTCAGGCTCCGCCGCAGACTCCTCTCCGACGAAGACGAAGACTCCGGTCTCTTCCACGCCGAGCTCGACGCATGTACGACGTCTCCTTCTTCATCGTCGTCCCAGCTGATCAGAGACAGTTTGATAAGGACGACGTTTGAAGAAGTGACGAGACGACAGGGGAAAAACAGCTGTCGTGTCGACACCTGCGCGGTGTGTCTGAGCCAGCTTGAGATGGGGGACGAGGTCCGGGAGCTGAGGAACTGCTGCCACGTGTTCCATACGGAGTGTATTGACAGGTGGCTGGACTACAACGGACGTGATGGCCACGATCACGGCGCCGGCGCCGGGAGTGAGGATAATCACAAGACGTGTCCGCTGTGCAGGATGCCGCTGCTGACGTCGTCGCAGATCGAGAGCCTGAGCTGGGAGCAGAGGGCTCAGCCGAGCTGGGCGGTGGAGAGACTGCTCTATCTTTTTGGGGAGGATCTGGTGTTATAG